The Roseovarius sp. EL26 genome contains the following window.
CGAATGTTTCCACGGGCCAAAGAAGGCTCAGGCAAAGTGCGGATATTCGCAACATCAAAGACTCTCCAAAAAGGTGATAAGTGCCGCGCGATCAGCGGCCGGCATTTCAATCACGGTGTCGCGTTGCGCCTTAGCTTCGCCGCCGTGCCACAAGATGGCTTCAAGCAATGAACGTGCGCGACCATCGTGTAGAAAATAGGTATGACCGCTGACCTGCTTGGTCAGCCCTATGCCCCACAGCGGTGGCGTTCGCCACTCAACACCGGTAGCACGGGCTTCGGGGCGGTTGTCTGCCAGACCGCCGCCCATGTCGTGTAGCAAAAGGTCCGAGTAGGGCCAGATCATTTGAAAGCTTTGCTCAGGTTGATCTTCAAGGCGGTGGGTGACGTAGGCGGGGGTGTGGCAGGATGTACAGCCAGTGCTGTAGAATACTTCCTTACCGCGCAACACTTGTGTATTATTCGCATCGCGCCGCGCAGGCACTGCCAGATTACGGCTGTAGAAAGTCACCAGATCTAGCCCTTCGGCGTCAATCTCAAACCTGCGCACGTCTTGATCACCATGAGGTGCGGTCTGGCATTGGAGTTGGGTATCAGAACACTCACCATATGGTGCGGGGTAAAGCGGGCTGGAGATGCCTACGTCGCCGGAAAAAGCTGCTGCAGATTGTTGGCGAATGGTTGGGTGCCCGGCCTTGAGGCCAAAGCGGCCCAGCATTGGCATGCCGTATTCAACTGACCAGACGATATTTGCCCGCCCGGAAATGCCATTCCCATCTGTGTCTTTTGGATCGACCTGTGCCAGAATGTCGGCTGCTGGGATTGCCTCTAACAAGCCAAGGCCAATCATTTGCGGCGCGACCCTTGGGCTCAGCATGGCATCAGGATGTAACGGGCCATAGCCCAGATTACCTGCTGTGTACGTTGGGCTGCGCAGGGAAGCGGTTTCGCCTTCAGACAAAGCAATCTCAACCTCTTGGTACTCGATCTGCAACTGGTATTCTGCGGGAATGCCTGGCAGGCCGAAATCCTGCAATTGTGTGCCATAAGTCGGCTCAGACACTGTGGCTATATACTCTTCGATCTCGGCGATGGCGTCTTCTTCCCCACCGGGGATTGAGACTCGCAAGAACATCGAGATTGAATTGTCTTCCGGGCCTTCGGGCGGGTGGCCGCGCCCGTCTTTAACATGGCAGCGTTGACATGATCGCGCGTTGAACAGCGGGCCCAAGCCATCAGAGGCAAGTGTGGAGGAGGGCGATGACACCCAAAGCTTGCGAAACAACCCGTTGCCGACCTTGAAGTCCAGCTCACTTGCGAATGGCATGTTCTCGGAAGGTTGCGAGAACGCATCGGCATCAGGGCGCACGCGAACTGTGGCAGCCCCTGCAGATTTCGCCTCGAATTGATGGACGTTCGAGGAATCCTCAACATCCAAAAGAACGCGTTCAATCCGCGCAACTTCAGCGTCAGTGCGGGGGATGATATTCAGATGTGGTTCGTCCAGCGGACCAGAGATGGCGGCCGGAGCAAATCCCGCCGCCAGAAGGGTGAGACTACTCAGCCTCGTCCATTGGAGTCGCATTAAGTTGGGCATAACGTTCCGCACCAAGGGTCTCATAAAGCTCAAGCTGGGTTTCGAGGAAATCAATGTGACCTTCTTCATCTGCCATCAGCTCTTCAAACAGTTTCATTGTCACATAATCGCCTGCACCACTACAGACCTCGCGCGCTTCTTTGTAGAGCGCTCTTGCACTAATCTCGGCCGCCAGATCACATTCCAGTGTTTCTTTCGGATTTTGACCAATCCGTAGTGGATCAAGTTTTTGTAGATTAGGGTGCCCACCTAAAAAGATGATCCGGTCGATCAATTTGTCCGCGTGCTCCATCTCTTCGATGCTCTCTTCGCGGCTTTTCTTGGCCATTCGACCCAAGCCCCAGTCATCCTGCAGACGGTAGTGCAGCCAGTATTGGCTGACGGCTGTAAGCTCGTGACGCAGTGCTTTGTTCAGGTATTCGATGACTTTGCTGTCGCCTTGCATGTCTGGTTTTCCTTTGTAATGTCGCGGCGTAGGCCACGCAGTTCCATGGGGACTTTCAGGTTATCATTGTTTCTCATGGTTGACAGAAAAAGCGGCATGCAACCGCCACAATCTGCCACTTTTCCAAGAGCATGGTAAATCTTTCCGGGGGTGATGAGGGTCGCATTATCGGCGGCCCTCATCCAATCAATAGCAGCGTTGATCTCGTGATCCGTAATATTTTGACAATGACAGATTATCATCTCAGATCACTCCGCTTGATCTTATTGGAACACGGCCTCTGGGGCATCAAGACTGTCTGAGCCTTCGAATTCAACCTGATCAAGACCCAATATGGACACCACCCGCTCGATTGATTTGGTTTGATCAACCAGACCGTTCACACCGCCCATGATCAAAGCCTCGCCGCCAGCATTGCCGGCCTCAAGCATCTGATCATAAGAGAAACCTGCCTCAGCTGTGCTTTTGATGCGACCAAGAGCTTGCATGGTGTTGCTCAGTTTCAAACGCATTTCGGTGTCCAGATCCGCGTCAGTTGCGGCAACCAGATCTGACAGGGATGGGCCGGAAACAAGGCGGCCATCGGTGCGAACATATTCGCCCAAATAAACATTCTGGATGCCCAAGCCATCATAGTAGTGGCTGTTATGTGTGTTGTCCGAGAAGCAGTCATGCTCTTCCTCAGGGTCGTTTAGCATTAGGCCAAGACGCATGCGCTCACCGGCCTGTTCGCCGTATGACAAAGAACCCATGCCGGTGAGGATTGCGGTGATTCCCTTGTTTTCGTCTGCGATAAGTTGGGCGCGGGCGTTGCCGCCATCCTGCCATTGCGCGGCCATCCATTCCAAATCCGAGACTAACAAGTCGGTCACGGCGGTCAGGTATTCCGCGCGGCGGTCGCAGTTACCGCCTGTGCAGGCATCCCCGGCAGCAAAATCTGTCGAAGGACGGTTGCCTGCACCGTGGGCTGTTCCGTTCAGGTCCTGACCCCACAATAGAAATTCAATGGCGTGATAGCCGGTGGCGACGTTGGCCTCGATCCCGTCTGCTTCTTGCAGGGTTTCGGCTAGCAATTCTGGTGTAATGTCGCGGGCATCGATTTTTTCGCCAGACAGCTCAAAGCTTGGGTTGGCGATAACATTCAGAACCGCGAAATTGTTTTCGTCTGTTGGGCCACCATAGTTGGCATCAACATAGTCGATCAGGCCTTCATCCAGTGGCCAGGCGTTTACCTTGCCTTCCCAGTCATCAACGATGGCATTACCGAAACGGAACACTTCGGTTTGTTGATAAGGAACACGCGCTGCCAGCCAAGCAGCACGGGCAGTTTGCAGGTTTTCTGCGGTCGGCTCGGCCACAAGTGCGGCCACGGCAGCTTGCAGTGTTTCAGCGCTGCTCAGGCTGTCGCTGTATTTTGCGGACGCGATGTTTGCGTAATTATTGAGAATATCGGCTTTATTGATGGCATCGCCTGCCAGTGCTGCTGGGGCGAGGCTTGTCAGGGCAATGGCGCTGACGGAGAGCGTGAAAGACTTCATTTCACAAGGTTCCTTAACACAGTGTGGAGGACCGCAGTAACAGTCCGGAATTTCTCGGTTCAATGCGCAGTGACCTGCGCGTCGTGTTCGGGCTTGCCTATTGGATTCGTCAGGCTGGCTTGCTGTCTATTAGTTGATTTAAAAAGTCAGGATTGTCAATCTGAGTATTTTACTCAATTAATGAAATTGTAGAAACTTTACGGCTTTTACCTCCTAGACCATTCTATAGATGTGCCATGAGTTACTCCTCATCGCTTGCACCAGATCAGCAGGCTTGCTATGCCGCTTTTAAAACCCGATAGAAATAATCGGAAAGCTATGGGGCCG
Protein-coding sequences here:
- a CDS encoding di-heme oxidoredictase family protein, whose product is MRLQWTRLSSLTLLAAGFAPAAISGPLDEPHLNIIPRTDAEVARIERVLLDVEDSSNVHQFEAKSAGAATVRVRPDADAFSQPSENMPFASELDFKVGNGLFRKLWVSSPSSTLASDGLGPLFNARSCQRCHVKDGRGHPPEGPEDNSISMFLRVSIPGGEEDAIAEIEEYIATVSEPTYGTQLQDFGLPGIPAEYQLQIEYQEVEIALSEGETASLRSPTYTAGNLGYGPLHPDAMLSPRVAPQMIGLGLLEAIPAADILAQVDPKDTDGNGISGRANIVWSVEYGMPMLGRFGLKAGHPTIRQQSAAAFSGDVGISSPLYPAPYGECSDTQLQCQTAPHGDQDVRRFEIDAEGLDLVTFYSRNLAVPARRDANNTQVLRGKEVFYSTGCTSCHTPAYVTHRLEDQPEQSFQMIWPYSDLLLHDMGGGLADNRPEARATGVEWRTPPLWGIGLTKQVSGHTYFLHDGRARSLLEAILWHGGEAKAQRDTVIEMPAADRAALITFLESL
- the bfr gene encoding bacterioferritin, which translates into the protein MQGDSKVIEYLNKALRHELTAVSQYWLHYRLQDDWGLGRMAKKSREESIEEMEHADKLIDRIIFLGGHPNLQKLDPLRIGQNPKETLECDLAAEISARALYKEAREVCSGAGDYVTMKLFEELMADEEGHIDFLETQLELYETLGAERYAQLNATPMDEAE
- a CDS encoding (2Fe-2S)-binding protein; the protein is MIICHCQNITDHEINAAIDWMRAADNATLITPGKIYHALGKVADCGGCMPLFLSTMRNNDNLKVPMELRGLRRDITKENQTCKATAKSSNT
- a CDS encoding imelysin family protein, with product MKSFTLSVSAIALTSLAPAALAGDAINKADILNNYANIASAKYSDSLSSAETLQAAVAALVAEPTAENLQTARAAWLAARVPYQQTEVFRFGNAIVDDWEGKVNAWPLDEGLIDYVDANYGGPTDENNFAVLNVIANPSFELSGEKIDARDITPELLAETLQEADGIEANVATGYHAIEFLLWGQDLNGTAHGAGNRPSTDFAAGDACTGGNCDRRAEYLTAVTDLLVSDLEWMAAQWQDGGNARAQLIADENKGITAILTGMGSLSYGEQAGERMRLGLMLNDPEEEHDCFSDNTHNSHYYDGLGIQNVYLGEYVRTDGRLVSGPSLSDLVAATDADLDTEMRLKLSNTMQALGRIKSTAEAGFSYDQMLEAGNAGGEALIMGGVNGLVDQTKSIERVVSILGLDQVEFEGSDSLDAPEAVFQ